One region of Intestinimonas massiliensis (ex Afouda et al. 2020) genomic DNA includes:
- the dusB gene encoding tRNA dihydrouridine synthase DusB, giving the protein MKIGNVTIDSRLALAPMAGVTDLAFRTICRELGAGYTVTEMVSAKALCYQDQKSLPLLKLGEGEHPAAAQLFGSDEGCMQEAAAIAGEVSGADILDINMGCPVPKVANSGDGSGLMRTPDKAVRVAEAVVRGAGGRPVTVKMRLGWDKGSINCVELARAMEQAGVAAVAVHGRTKSQMYAGRADWDYIRAVKEAVTIPVIANGDIFSAADAVHILKYTGADLAMVGRGCFGNPWLFQQAKAALEGREVPPLPPLAQRCDTAVRQFELSAAHKGEHIACLEARKHYAWYLKGVPYAGYWKEQICQVSTLEEIHRITEGIKRDLR; this is encoded by the coding sequence GTGAAAATAGGCAACGTTACCATTGATTCCAGACTGGCCCTGGCCCCTATGGCTGGGGTTACCGACCTAGCCTTCCGTACCATCTGCCGGGAGCTGGGGGCGGGCTATACCGTTACCGAGATGGTGTCCGCCAAGGCCCTGTGTTATCAGGATCAGAAGTCCCTGCCTCTGCTCAAGCTGGGGGAAGGGGAGCACCCCGCCGCCGCCCAGCTCTTCGGCAGCGACGAGGGGTGTATGCAGGAGGCCGCCGCCATTGCCGGGGAGGTCTCCGGCGCCGACATCCTGGACATCAACATGGGCTGCCCGGTGCCCAAGGTGGCCAATTCCGGGGACGGCTCGGGGCTGATGCGCACCCCGGACAAGGCCGTCCGGGTGGCTGAGGCGGTGGTCCGGGGGGCGGGCGGCAGGCCCGTCACCGTAAAGATGCGCCTGGGCTGGGATAAGGGCTCCATCAACTGCGTGGAGCTGGCCCGGGCCATGGAGCAGGCTGGGGTGGCCGCCGTGGCCGTCCACGGCCGGACCAAGTCCCAGATGTACGCCGGAAGGGCCGACTGGGACTATATCAGGGCGGTCAAGGAGGCGGTGACCATCCCGGTCATCGCCAACGGCGATATTTTCTCCGCCGCGGACGCCGTCCACATTTTGAAGTACACCGGGGCAGACCTGGCCATGGTGGGCCGGGGCTGTTTCGGCAATCCCTGGCTGTTCCAGCAGGCCAAGGCGGCTCTGGAGGGGCGGGAGGTCCCCCCCCTGCCCCCCCTGGCCCAGCGGTGCGACACGGCGGTGCGGCAGTTTGAGCTCTCCGCCGCCCACAAGGGAGAGCACATCGCCTGTCTGGAGGCCCGGAAGCACTACGCCTGGTATCTCAAGGGCGTGCCCTATGCGGGTTACTGGAAAGAGCAGATCTGCCAGGTGTCCACCCTGGAGGAGATCCATCGAATTACCGAGGGCATTAAGCGGGATTTGCGGTAA
- a CDS encoding acyl-CoA dehydrogenase family protein — protein MTMQFTEDQQMIQQLARDFAESELAPIAAEIDREERIPKEIIEKMAEIGFTALNVPEEYGGPGLDTVCKVLVVSELARQCASTAEVIAVHTLVNDIFLKHGTEAQKQKYLTAAVEGKIGAFALTEAGAGSDAAAAKTKAVVDGDDYVINGSKCFISNMGPTEGDYVVVIALTEPEKGVKGMSAIVVDRGTPGFTVGKREEKMGIRGADISELIFEDCRVPRSNLVGKEGEGFKIAMMALDGGRIGMAAQALGICEAAIAASVKYMGERVQFGKPIGKNQGLQWYLADMATRTEAAKALILEAAVAADNGQPLSKLAAMCKYYASENAVWVTNKALQIHGGYGYMRDYPIERMYRDARIVPIYEGTSEVQKMVIAREVMK, from the coding sequence ATCACGATGCAATTTACCGAAGATCAACAGATGATCCAGCAACTGGCCCGGGACTTTGCGGAGTCCGAGCTGGCCCCCATCGCCGCCGAGATCGACCGGGAGGAGCGCATCCCCAAGGAGATCATCGAGAAGATGGCCGAGATCGGCTTCACCGCCCTGAACGTCCCCGAGGAGTACGGCGGGCCCGGTCTGGACACCGTGTGCAAGGTGCTGGTGGTCTCCGAGCTGGCCCGGCAGTGCGCCAGCACCGCGGAGGTCATCGCCGTGCATACCCTGGTCAACGACATCTTCCTCAAGCACGGCACCGAGGCGCAGAAGCAGAAGTACCTCACCGCCGCCGTGGAGGGTAAGATCGGCGCCTTCGCCCTCACCGAGGCGGGCGCCGGCTCCGACGCCGCCGCGGCCAAGACCAAGGCCGTGGTGGACGGGGACGACTACGTCATCAACGGCAGCAAGTGCTTCATCTCCAACATGGGCCCCACCGAGGGCGACTATGTGGTGGTCATCGCCCTCACCGAGCCGGAGAAGGGCGTCAAGGGCATGTCCGCCATCGTGGTGGACCGGGGCACCCCCGGCTTCACCGTGGGCAAGCGGGAAGAGAAGATGGGCATCCGGGGCGCGGATATCTCCGAGCTGATCTTTGAGGACTGCCGGGTCCCCCGCAGCAACCTGGTGGGCAAGGAGGGCGAAGGCTTCAAGATCGCCATGATGGCGCTGGACGGCGGCCGGATCGGCATGGCCGCCCAGGCGCTGGGCATCTGCGAGGCCGCCATCGCCGCCTCCGTCAAGTACATGGGCGAGCGGGTCCAGTTCGGCAAGCCCATCGGAAAGAACCAGGGCCTGCAGTGGTATCTGGCCGACATGGCCACCCGCACCGAGGCCGCCAAGGCCCTCATCCTGGAGGCCGCCGTCGCCGCCGACAACGGCCAGCCGCTGTCCAAGCTGGCCGCCATGTGCAAATACTACGCCTCTGAGAACGCCGTCTGGGTCACCAACAAGGCCCTTCAGATCCACGGCGGCTACGGCTACATGCGGGACTACCCCATCGAGCGCATGTACCGCGACGCACGCATCGTCCCCATCTACGAGGGCACCTCCGAGGTCCAGAAGATGGTCATCGCACGCGAGGTCATGAAGTAA
- a CDS encoding RNA polymerase sigma factor, which translates to MATEQELVERAKRGDPDAFGQLVTDNEKRIYNLALRMTGSPEDAAELAQEAFLNAWRGLHRFQGESSFATWLYRLASNACIDFLRREKRRRSLSMTVSLDDETCERQAELPDQRSTPEQHLERQELRRAIRDGLQRLSEEHRQVLVMREVSGLSYAEIGQVLELEPGTVKSRIARARLALRKALESEGNLLEGIASVRGKGP; encoded by the coding sequence ATGGCAACCGAACAGGAGCTGGTGGAACGGGCCAAAAGAGGCGATCCGGACGCCTTTGGCCAGTTGGTTACCGACAACGAAAAGCGTATCTATAATCTGGCCCTCCGCATGACCGGCAGCCCGGAGGACGCCGCCGAACTGGCCCAGGAGGCCTTCCTTAACGCCTGGCGGGGGCTGCATCGGTTCCAGGGGGAGAGCTCCTTTGCCACCTGGCTCTACCGGTTGGCCTCCAACGCCTGCATCGACTTTCTCCGCCGGGAGAAGCGAAGGCGGAGCCTGTCCATGACGGTCTCCCTGGACGACGAGACGTGCGAGCGGCAGGCCGAGCTGCCCGACCAGCGCTCTACCCCCGAGCAGCACCTGGAGCGGCAGGAGCTGCGGCGGGCCATCCGGGACGGGCTGCAAAGGCTCTCGGAGGAGCACCGGCAGGTGCTGGTCATGCGTGAGGTCAGCGGCCTGAGCTATGCCGAGATCGGCCAGGTGCTGGAGCTGGAGCCCGGGACGGTCAAGTCCCGCATCGCCCGGGCCCGGCTGGCCCTGCGAAAAGCGTTGGAATCCGAGGGGAACCTTTTGGAGGGAATTGCGTCTGTAAGAGGGAAGGGGCCGTAG
- a CDS encoding MarR family winged helix-turn-helix transcriptional regulator: protein MQTQALCESGRRAAAEGGGIQPPPSSIYDMLQLAQRSMTRRAAGRLAACGITPGEYNILRVLRGREKITPANLSEALGYTSSVVSNYLRQLQEKGVVSRRPLRKDRRQRRVDLTIRGSCLGSEAAAAVREAADEALRGIPTGDLEVLFQCLSCLCSRNQAPT from the coding sequence ATGCAGACGCAGGCGCTTTGTGAAAGCGGCCGCCGGGCCGCAGCAGAAGGCGGGGGCATCCAGCCGCCGCCGAGCAGCATATACGACATGCTTCAACTGGCGCAGCGCTCCATGACCCGGCGCGCCGCCGGGCGCCTTGCCGCCTGTGGCATTACCCCGGGCGAGTACAACATCCTGCGGGTCCTGCGGGGACGAGAAAAAATCACGCCCGCAAACCTCTCGGAGGCGCTGGGCTACACCAGCTCGGTGGTCTCCAACTATCTGAGGCAGCTCCAGGAGAAGGGGGTCGTCTCCCGCCGGCCACTTCGGAAGGACCGCAGGCAAAGACGGGTCGATTTGACCATCCGGGGAAGCTGCCTGGGCTCGGAAGCCGCCGCCGCAGTGCGCGAGGCAGCGGATGAGGCGCTCCGGGGCATTCCGACCGGGGATCTGGAGGTCCTTTTCCAATGCCTGTCGTGTCTGTGCAGCCGCAACCAGGCCCCCACTTGA
- a CDS encoding nitroreductase family protein yields the protein MDVLECIRRRRSIRRFKPEKVGRSEIEQLIDCARWAPSWNNCKAVRYTAVENEAELKRIAETLVAPENVRIVGNAPLLLVLSIVKKRSGYERNGTTSTAKGSSWEMFDTGVACQNICLAAHAMGLGTCILASFDEDGVSRQVELPEDEEIIALVACGYPDGSPVPPRRKEVCEILRYRM from the coding sequence ATGGATGTATTAGAGTGCATCAGACGCCGCCGCAGTATTCGACGATTCAAGCCTGAAAAGGTGGGTCGCAGCGAGATTGAGCAGCTCATCGACTGTGCCCGCTGGGCGCCGTCGTGGAACAACTGCAAGGCGGTACGCTATACCGCCGTGGAGAACGAGGCCGAACTCAAACGCATCGCCGAGACGCTGGTGGCGCCGGAAAACGTCCGCATTGTGGGCAATGCACCTCTGCTGCTGGTGCTGTCCATTGTCAAAAAGCGATCCGGCTATGAGAGGAATGGGACCACGTCCACGGCAAAGGGCTCCTCCTGGGAGATGTTTGATACCGGCGTCGCCTGCCAGAACATCTGCCTGGCCGCCCATGCCATGGGGCTGGGCACCTGTATTCTGGCGTCCTTTGACGAGGACGGGGTATCCCGCCAGGTGGAGCTTCCGGAGGACGAGGAGATCATCGCCCTGGTGGCCTGCGGCTATCCCGACGGATCACCCGTGCCGCCCAGAAGGAAAGAGGTCTGTGAGATCTTGCGCTATCGCATGTAG